One region of Duncaniella freteri genomic DNA includes:
- a CDS encoding TlpA family protein disulfide reductase: MKSILPLILLLLSGISSTAGNLSVTFDLSGNPGSEDINITLRPAEDYNPASSVTLARSGTQRTGEIPASPSGLYYLYCYTPQYQTSIPVSLDASSFTAPVKVNVDAGDFVVSTSLAGPVNSALADANSRFVSRSRLIGNKSVEMTGDELRDNLRGFSADADAVISAAKLPAPAQEFIRLWAYTLASDSYSMALYMRSRADKQVTFSVSDILPPPAAILDTPMAAGFPSAMGAVVSTLPGKSLEERLESLHSGYRTQAIKDNVTPMLIESFLSSFDYKNDFESGEARLAALTDRYSLPAKYLAGFRARRATVPGLPFPSGITLLDRDGNTVDFSSFRGKYVYVDLWASWCGPCCKEVPFLQKLEKELSDSNVIFVSISCDSSTAPWLKKMQQLSMHGNQLIDTTGDLNRKLNIRGIPHFLIYDPQGNLHTYNAPRPSSSQILPLLRSLK, translated from the coding sequence ATGAAATCGATCCTCCCTCTTATTCTGCTCCTCTTGTCAGGCATATCCTCTACAGCCGGCAACCTGTCAGTGACATTCGATCTTTCCGGCAATCCCGGAAGTGAAGACATCAACATCACCCTGCGACCCGCAGAGGACTACAACCCCGCCTCATCGGTCACGCTCGCCCGCTCAGGCACTCAGCGCACCGGTGAGATACCCGCATCCCCCTCAGGGCTCTACTATCTCTATTGCTACACCCCCCAATATCAGACATCCATTCCTGTGAGCCTCGATGCCTCAAGCTTCACGGCTCCTGTCAAGGTCAATGTCGATGCCGGCGACTTTGTTGTGTCCACCTCCCTCGCCGGGCCTGTCAATTCGGCTCTTGCTGATGCCAACAGCCGTTTCGTCAGCCGTTCACGCCTCATTGGCAATAAATCCGTCGAAATGACCGGCGACGAGCTCCGCGACAATCTCCGGGGCTTCTCCGCCGATGCCGATGCCGTCATTTCCGCAGCCAAGCTCCCTGCACCCGCTCAGGAGTTCATACGCCTGTGGGCATACACCCTCGCATCCGACTCCTATAGCATGGCTCTCTACATGCGCTCACGCGCCGACAAGCAGGTCACCTTCTCCGTATCCGACATCCTTCCCCCTCCGGCTGCAATCCTTGACACCCCTATGGCGGCAGGATTCCCCTCAGCCATGGGAGCCGTAGTGTCGACACTCCCAGGAAAAAGCCTCGAAGAACGCCTTGAGTCACTCCATTCAGGCTACCGCACCCAGGCTATAAAGGACAACGTCACCCCAATGCTCATAGAATCATTCCTGAGCTCCTTCGACTATAAGAACGACTTCGAGTCAGGCGAGGCACGCCTGGCTGCTCTCACCGACAGATACTCTCTCCCCGCCAAATATCTCGCCGGCTTCCGTGCGCGTCGCGCCACCGTCCCCGGACTCCCCTTCCCATCGGGAATAACACTCCTTGACCGGGACGGCAACACAGTCGACTTCTCATCCTTCCGTGGCAAATACGTTTACGTCGACCTTTGGGCATCATGGTGCGGTCCATGCTGCAAGGAAGTCCCCTTCCTTCAGAAACTCGAAAAAGAGCTCAGCGACTCCAATGTCATCTTCGTATCCATCTCCTGTGACTCATCCACGGCTCCATGGCTCAAAAAGATGCAGCAGCTCTCGATGCACGGCAACCAGCTCATCGACACAACCGGCGACCTCAACCGCAAGCTCAATATCCGCGGCATCCCCCACTTCCTCATCTACGATCCCCAGGGCAACCTCCACACCTACAACGCCCCGCGTCCCTCCTCATCCCAGATCCTCCCCCTCCTCCGCTCCCTCAAATAA
- a CDS encoding RagB/SusD family nutrient uptake outer membrane protein yields MKHIYKKFINAALVVSGLFATSCNDFLNEIPKGEKIPQTWEDYNAFMRNKNLSYFENEQILFLMGDYFRSPSALNSSELTRANYLFLEDVDRTAINTGDYMAFYSAYEMMFYWNLIIEEGMNATQATDQQRRMLVAQARVLRAMTYHYIANYHADQYCEATLNTLSVPLVTSASVEAPSPQATLQQLYDFMVSDLLAAIPDLPDRGETIVHPTKAAGYGMLARVYLSMGRYADAGKAASDAIKENGNLYDWVKFYNDDKERIEDTSTFNVATSVNPEIDNPENYVYHASSSGYWAGISSGSLTLSLERAARFEPGDIRLIGKWRYYKTAAGIEYYRGLYANEPNYGGIRAAEMYYILAECQARDGKISEAMESVNKVRRTRFLPEYYTPLQAADKTEAINKIIDDKANEFIQTQIPFCDYRRLNKEGIYTRTLTKTIDGVTYTLRPESHMWIFPYPAKVLQNPGNNPIVQTVNK; encoded by the coding sequence ATGAAACATATATATAAGAAATTCATAAATGCCGCCCTGGTGGTGTCAGGACTCTTCGCTACATCATGTAACGACTTCCTTAACGAGATACCTAAAGGGGAGAAGATCCCTCAGACATGGGAGGATTACAACGCCTTTATGCGCAATAAGAACCTCTCCTATTTCGAGAACGAGCAGATACTCTTCCTTATGGGCGATTATTTCCGCTCCCCGAGCGCGCTCAACAGCAGCGAGCTCACAAGAGCGAACTACCTCTTCCTCGAAGATGTGGACCGCACAGCCATCAACACCGGCGACTACATGGCTTTCTACAGTGCCTACGAGATGATGTTCTACTGGAACCTTATCATCGAGGAGGGCATGAATGCCACCCAGGCCACCGACCAGCAACGCCGCATGCTCGTGGCTCAGGCTCGTGTGCTCCGTGCCATGACCTACCATTATATCGCCAACTATCATGCCGACCAGTATTGCGAGGCGACCCTCAACACCCTCTCAGTCCCCCTTGTTACATCCGCTTCCGTCGAGGCTCCTTCCCCCCAGGCGACCCTACAGCAGCTCTACGACTTCATGGTCTCCGACCTCCTCGCTGCCATTCCTGATCTTCCCGACCGTGGCGAGACCATCGTGCACCCCACCAAGGCGGCTGGCTACGGAATGCTCGCACGCGTCTATCTGTCGATGGGCAGATATGCCGATGCCGGCAAGGCAGCTTCCGACGCTATCAAGGAGAACGGCAATCTCTATGACTGGGTGAAGTTCTACAATGATGATAAGGAACGCATCGAGGACACCTCTACGTTCAATGTCGCCACATCTGTCAATCCCGAGATCGACAACCCTGAGAACTATGTGTATCACGCTTCAAGCTCCGGATATTGGGCAGGCATAAGCAGCGGTTCACTCACCCTCTCACTCGAACGCGCCGCACGCTTTGAGCCGGGCGACATTCGCCTCATCGGCAAGTGGCGTTATTACAAGACAGCCGCAGGCATAGAATACTACCGCGGTCTGTATGCCAACGAACCCAACTACGGTGGCATACGTGCTGCCGAGATGTACTACATCCTTGCCGAATGCCAGGCTCGCGACGGTAAGATCAGCGAGGCTATGGAATCCGTCAACAAGGTGCGCCGCACTCGTTTCCTCCCGGAATACTATACCCCTCTCCAGGCAGCCGACAAGACTGAGGCGATCAACAAGATCATCGACGACAAGGCTAACGAGTTTATACAGACCCAGATCCCCTTCTGCGACTATCGCCGTCTCAACAAGGAGGGCATCTACACCCGCACCCTCACCAAGACCATCGATGGGGTGACTTATACCCTCCGTCCCGAATCGCATATGTGGATCTTCCCGTATCCTGCAAAAGTCCTGCAGAATCCTGGTAACAATCCCATTGTTCAGACCGTGAACAAGTAA
- a CDS encoding NADH peroxidase has protein sequence MKKKFICTVCGYIHEGDAAPEKCLLCGVPASKFEELKENEALSFVTEHVIGVAKDTDDEMKKDLNAHFAGECTEVGMYLAMSRQADREGYPEIAEAFRRYALEEADHASRFAELLGDVVWDTKTNLEKRMNAESGACADKMRIAARAKQLNLDAIHDTVHEMAKDEARHGRGFEGLFNRYFRK, from the coding sequence ATGAAAAAGAAATTCATTTGCACTGTTTGTGGCTACATACATGAAGGAGATGCAGCACCCGAAAAATGCCTCCTCTGCGGCGTTCCCGCATCCAAATTTGAAGAGCTCAAAGAAAACGAAGCACTCAGCTTCGTGACCGAGCACGTGATCGGCGTAGCCAAGGACACCGACGACGAAATGAAGAAGGACCTCAATGCCCACTTCGCAGGCGAATGCACCGAAGTAGGCATGTACCTCGCAATGTCACGTCAGGCCGACCGTGAAGGCTATCCCGAAATCGCCGAAGCATTCCGCCGCTACGCACTTGAGGAAGCCGACCACGCATCACGTTTCGCCGAACTCCTCGGCGACGTTGTATGGGACACCAAGACCAACCTTGAAAAGCGCATGAACGCCGAGTCTGGAGCATGTGCCGACAAGATGCGCATTGCAGCCCGCGCAAAACAGCTCAACCTCGACGCCATCCACGACACCGTACACGAAATGGCAAAGGACGAAGCACGTCACGGACGCGGCTTTGAAGGACTCTTCAACCGTTACTTCCGCAAATAA